In Kogia breviceps isolate mKogBre1 chromosome 19, mKogBre1 haplotype 1, whole genome shotgun sequence, a single genomic region encodes these proteins:
- the ATP2A3 gene encoding sarcoplasmic/endoplasmic reticulum calcium ATPase 3 isoform X1 yields the protein MEEVEAHLLPAADVLRRFSVTAEGGLSPEQVIGARERYGPNELPTEEGKSLWELVLEQFEDLLVRVLLLAALVSFVLAWFEEDEETTTAFVEPLVIMLILVANAIVGVWQERNAESAIEALKEYEPEMGKVIRSDRKGVQRIRARDIVPGDIVEVAVGDKVPADLRLIEIKSTTLRVDQSILTGESVSVTKHTDAIPDPRAVNQDKKNMLFSGTNIASGKAMGVAVATGLHTELGKIRSQMAAMVPERTPLQQKLDEFGQQLSRAISVICVAVWVINIGHFADPAHGGSWLRGAVYYFKIAVALAVAAIPEGLPAVITTCLALGTRRMARKNAIVRSLPSVETLGCTSVICSDKTGTLTTNQMSVCRMFVVAEAEAGTCSLHEFTISGTTYAPEGEVRLGGWPVCCGQFDALAELATICALCNDSALDYNEAKGVYEKVGEATETALTCLVEKMNVFDTDLQALSRVERAGACNAVIKQLMRKEFTLEFSRDRKSMSVYCTPTHPGLAAQGSKMFVKGAPESVIERCSSVRVGSRTVSLNSTSREHILAKIRDWGSGSDTLRCLALATRDVPPRKEDMQLDDCSKFVQYETDLTFVGCVGMLDPPRPEVAACISRCRQAGIRVVMITGDNKGTAVAICRRLGIFKDTEDVAGKAYTGREFDDLSPEQQRHACRTAHCFARVEPAHKSRIVENLQSFNEITAMTGDGVNDAPALKKAEIGIAMGSGTAVAKSAAEMVLSDDNFASIVAAVEEGRAIYSNMKQFIRYLISSNVGEVVCIFVTAILGLPEALIPVQLLWVNLVTDGLPATALGFNPPDLDVMKKRPRNPREALISGWLFFRYLAIGVYVGLATVAAATWWFLYDAEGPQVTFYQLRNFLKCSEDNPLFAGTECDVFESRFPTTMALSVLVTVEMCNALNSVSENQSLLRMPPWLNPWLLVAVAVSMALHFLILLVPPLPLIFQVTPLSGRQWVVVLQISLPVILLDEALKYLSRKHVDEEKGQK from the exons AGCTCCCGACCGAGGAAG ggaagtccctgtgggagCTGGTGCTGGAGCAGTTTGAGGACCTCCTGGTGCGCGTCCTGCTGCTGGCGGCCCTGGTCTCCTTC GTCCTGGCCTGGTTCGAGGAGGATGAGGAGACCACAACCGCCTTCGTGGAGCCCCTGGTCATCATGCTGATCCTTGTGGCCAACGCGATCGTGGGCGTGTGGCAG GAACGCAATGCTGAGAGTGCCATTGAGGCCCTGAAGGAGTATGAGCCTGAGATGGGCAAAGTGATCCGCTCGGACCGCAAGGGCGTGCAGCGCATCCGCGCCCGGGACATCGTCCCCGGAGACATCGTGGAAGTGGCAG TGGGAGACAAAGTGCCCGCCGACCTCCGTCTCATCGAGATCAAGTCCACCACGCTGAGAGTAGACCAATCCATCCTGACCG GTGAATCTGTGTCTGTGACCAAGCACACGGATGCCATCCCAGACCCCAGAGCCGTGAACCAGGACAAGAAGAACATGCTGTTTTCT GGCACCAACATTGCATCGGGCAAGGCGATGGGTGTGGCAGTGGCCACGGGCTTGCACACGGAGCTGGGTAAGATCCGGAGTCAGATGGCGGCCATGGTGCCAGAGCGGACGCCCCTGCAGCAGAAGCTGGATGAGTTTGGGCAGCAGCTGTCCCGCGCCATCTCCGTGATCTGCGTGGCCGTGTGGGTCATTAACATCGGTCACTTTGCTGATCCGGCCCACGGCGGCTCCTGGCTCCGAGGCGCTGTCTACTACTTCAAGATCGCCGTGGCCCTGGCGGTGGCCGCCATCCCTGAGGGCCTCCCGGCTGTCATCACTACGTGCTTGGCACTGGGCACACGGCGCATGGCCCGCAAGAACGCCATCGTGCGGAGTCTGCCCTCCGTGGAGACCCTGGGCTGCACCTCGGTCATCTGCTCTGATAAGACGGGCACACTCACCACCAATCAGATGTCGGTCTGCCGG ATGTTCGTGGTAGCCGAGGCCGAAGCGGGTACCTGCAGTTTGCACGAGTTCACCATCTCCGGCACCACGTATGCCCCGGAGGGCGAAGT GCGGCTTGGGGGCTGGCCTGTGTGCTGCGGGCAGTTTGACGCGCTGGCGGAGCTGGCGACCATCTGCGCCCTGTGCAATGACTCAGCGCTGGACTACAACGAG GCGAAGGGCGTGTATGAgaaggtgggagaggccacggagaCGGCCCTGACTTGCCTCGTAGAGAAGATGAATGTTTTTGACACGGACCTACAGGCCCTGTCCCGGGTGGAGCGAGCTGGGGCCTGCAACGCG GTCATCAAGCAGCTGATGCGGAAGGAGTTCACCCTGGAGTTCTCCCGAGACCGGAAGTCCATGTCGGTGTACTGCACGCCCACCCACCCTGGCCTGGCGGCCCAGGGCAGCAAGATGTTTGTGAAG GGGGCACCTGAGAGTGTGATCGAGCGCTGCAGCTCAGTCCGCGTGGGGAGCCGCACGGTATCCCTGAACAGCACCTCCAGGGAGCACATCCTGGCCAAGATCCGGGACTGGGGCTCAGGCTCGGACACACTGCGCTGCCTGGCACTGGCCACCCGGGATGTGCCCCCGAGGAAGGAGGACATGCAGCTAGACGACTGCAGCAAGTTTGTTCAGTACGAG ACGGATCTGACGTTCGTGGGCTGCGTGGGCATGCTGGACCCTCCGAGGCCCGAGGTGGCTGCCTGCATCTCACGCTGCCGCCAGGCGGGCATCCGTGTGGTCATGATCACGGGGGACAACAAAGGCACGGCCGTGGCCATCTGCCGCCGGCTTGGCATCTTCAAGGACACAGAGGACGTGGCGGGCAAGGCCTACACGGGCCGAGAATTTGACGATCTCAGCCCCGAGCAGCAGCGCCACGCCTGCCGCACGGCCCACTGTTTCGCCCGGGTGGAGCCCGCCCACAAGTCCCGCATCGTGGAGAACCTGCAGTCCTTCAACGAGATCACCGCCATG ACTGGAGACGGGGTGAATGATGCGCCAGCCCTGAAGAAAGCGGAGATCGGCATCGCCATGGGCTCCGGCACAGCCGTGGCCAAGTCAGCGGCAGAGATGGTACTGTCGGATGACAATTTTGCCTCCATCGTGGCCGcggtggaggagggccgggccATCTACAGCAACATGAAGCAATTCATCCGCTACCTCATCTCCTCCAATGTTGGCGAGGTCGTCTG CATCTTCGTCACAGCAATTCTGGGCCTGCCCGAAGCCCTGATCCCTGTGCAGCTGCTCTGGGTGAACCTGGTGACGGATGGCCTACCTGCCACGGCCCTGGGCTTCAACCCACCAGACCTGGATGTTATGAAGAAGCGGCCCCGGAACCCTCGGGAGGCCCTCATCAGTGGCTGGCTCTTCTTCCGATATCTGGCTATTGGAG TGTACGTTGGCCTGGCCACAGTGGCTGCTGCCACCTGGTGGTTCCTGTATGATGCCGAGGGACCTCAGGTCACCTTCTACCAGCTG AGGAACTTCCTGAAGTGCTCAGAGGACAACCCTCTCTTTGCCGGCACTGAATGCGATGTCTTTGAGTCACGCTTCCCCACGACCATGGCCTTGTCTGTGCTGGTGACCGTTGAGATGTGCAACGCCCTTAACAG CGTCTCGGAGAACCAGTCACTGCTGCGGATGCCGCCCTGGCTGAACCCCTGGCTGCTGGTGGCTGTGGCCGTGTCCATGGCCCTGCACTTCCTCATCCTGCTAGTGCCACCCCTGCCC CTCATCTTCCAAGTGACCCCTCTGAGCGGGCGCCAGTGGGTGGTGGTGCTCCAGATATCGCTGCCTGTCATCCTGCTTGATGAGGCCCTCAAGTACCTGTCCCGGAAGCACGTGGATG AAGAAAAGGGCCAGAAGTGA
- the ATP2A3 gene encoding sarcoplasmic/endoplasmic reticulum calcium ATPase 3 isoform X2, protein MEEVEAHLLPAADVLRRFSVTAEGGLSPEQVIGARERYGPNELPTEEGKSLWELVLEQFEDLLVRVLLLAALVSFVLAWFEEDEETTTAFVEPLVIMLILVANAIVGVWQERNAESAIEALKEYEPEMGKVIRSDRKGVQRIRARDIVPGDIVEVAVGDKVPADLRLIEIKSTTLRVDQSILTGESVSVTKHTDAIPDPRAVNQDKKNMLFSGTNIASGKAMGVAVATGLHTELGKIRSQMAAMVPERTPLQQKLDEFGQQLSRAISVICVAVWVINIGHFADPAHGGSWLRGAVYYFKIAVALAVAAIPEGLPAVITTCLALGTRRMARKNAIVRSLPSVETLGCTSVICSDKTGTLTTNQMSVCRMFVVAEAEAGTCSLHEFTISGTTYAPEGEVRLGGWPVCCGQFDALAELATICALCNDSALDYNEAKGVYEKVGEATETALTCLVEKMNVFDTDLQALSRVERAGACNAVIKQLMRKEFTLEFSRDRKSMSVYCTPTHPGLAAQGSKMFVKGAPESVIERCSSVRVGSRTVSLNSTSREHILAKIRDWGSGSDTLRCLALATRDVPPRKEDMQLDDCSKFVQYETDLTFVGCVGMLDPPRPEVAACISRCRQAGIRVVMITGDNKGTAVAICRRLGIFKDTEDVAGKAYTGREFDDLSPEQQRHACRTAHCFARVEPAHKSRIVENLQSFNEITAMTGDGVNDAPALKKAEIGIAMGSGTAVAKSAAEMVLSDDNFASIVAAVEEGRAIYSNMKQFIRYLISSNVGEVVCIFVTAILGLPEALIPVQLLWVNLVTDGLPATALGFNPPDLDVMKKRPRNPREALISGWLFFRYLAIGVYVGLATVAAATWWFLYDAEGPQVTFYQLRNFLKCSEDNPLFAGTECDVFESRFPTTMALSVLVTVEMCNALNSVSENQSLLRMPPWLNPWLLVAVAVSMALHFLILLVPPLPLIFQVTPLSGRQWVVVLQISLPVILLDEALKYLSRKHVDEKGQK, encoded by the exons AGCTCCCGACCGAGGAAG ggaagtccctgtgggagCTGGTGCTGGAGCAGTTTGAGGACCTCCTGGTGCGCGTCCTGCTGCTGGCGGCCCTGGTCTCCTTC GTCCTGGCCTGGTTCGAGGAGGATGAGGAGACCACAACCGCCTTCGTGGAGCCCCTGGTCATCATGCTGATCCTTGTGGCCAACGCGATCGTGGGCGTGTGGCAG GAACGCAATGCTGAGAGTGCCATTGAGGCCCTGAAGGAGTATGAGCCTGAGATGGGCAAAGTGATCCGCTCGGACCGCAAGGGCGTGCAGCGCATCCGCGCCCGGGACATCGTCCCCGGAGACATCGTGGAAGTGGCAG TGGGAGACAAAGTGCCCGCCGACCTCCGTCTCATCGAGATCAAGTCCACCACGCTGAGAGTAGACCAATCCATCCTGACCG GTGAATCTGTGTCTGTGACCAAGCACACGGATGCCATCCCAGACCCCAGAGCCGTGAACCAGGACAAGAAGAACATGCTGTTTTCT GGCACCAACATTGCATCGGGCAAGGCGATGGGTGTGGCAGTGGCCACGGGCTTGCACACGGAGCTGGGTAAGATCCGGAGTCAGATGGCGGCCATGGTGCCAGAGCGGACGCCCCTGCAGCAGAAGCTGGATGAGTTTGGGCAGCAGCTGTCCCGCGCCATCTCCGTGATCTGCGTGGCCGTGTGGGTCATTAACATCGGTCACTTTGCTGATCCGGCCCACGGCGGCTCCTGGCTCCGAGGCGCTGTCTACTACTTCAAGATCGCCGTGGCCCTGGCGGTGGCCGCCATCCCTGAGGGCCTCCCGGCTGTCATCACTACGTGCTTGGCACTGGGCACACGGCGCATGGCCCGCAAGAACGCCATCGTGCGGAGTCTGCCCTCCGTGGAGACCCTGGGCTGCACCTCGGTCATCTGCTCTGATAAGACGGGCACACTCACCACCAATCAGATGTCGGTCTGCCGG ATGTTCGTGGTAGCCGAGGCCGAAGCGGGTACCTGCAGTTTGCACGAGTTCACCATCTCCGGCACCACGTATGCCCCGGAGGGCGAAGT GCGGCTTGGGGGCTGGCCTGTGTGCTGCGGGCAGTTTGACGCGCTGGCGGAGCTGGCGACCATCTGCGCCCTGTGCAATGACTCAGCGCTGGACTACAACGAG GCGAAGGGCGTGTATGAgaaggtgggagaggccacggagaCGGCCCTGACTTGCCTCGTAGAGAAGATGAATGTTTTTGACACGGACCTACAGGCCCTGTCCCGGGTGGAGCGAGCTGGGGCCTGCAACGCG GTCATCAAGCAGCTGATGCGGAAGGAGTTCACCCTGGAGTTCTCCCGAGACCGGAAGTCCATGTCGGTGTACTGCACGCCCACCCACCCTGGCCTGGCGGCCCAGGGCAGCAAGATGTTTGTGAAG GGGGCACCTGAGAGTGTGATCGAGCGCTGCAGCTCAGTCCGCGTGGGGAGCCGCACGGTATCCCTGAACAGCACCTCCAGGGAGCACATCCTGGCCAAGATCCGGGACTGGGGCTCAGGCTCGGACACACTGCGCTGCCTGGCACTGGCCACCCGGGATGTGCCCCCGAGGAAGGAGGACATGCAGCTAGACGACTGCAGCAAGTTTGTTCAGTACGAG ACGGATCTGACGTTCGTGGGCTGCGTGGGCATGCTGGACCCTCCGAGGCCCGAGGTGGCTGCCTGCATCTCACGCTGCCGCCAGGCGGGCATCCGTGTGGTCATGATCACGGGGGACAACAAAGGCACGGCCGTGGCCATCTGCCGCCGGCTTGGCATCTTCAAGGACACAGAGGACGTGGCGGGCAAGGCCTACACGGGCCGAGAATTTGACGATCTCAGCCCCGAGCAGCAGCGCCACGCCTGCCGCACGGCCCACTGTTTCGCCCGGGTGGAGCCCGCCCACAAGTCCCGCATCGTGGAGAACCTGCAGTCCTTCAACGAGATCACCGCCATG ACTGGAGACGGGGTGAATGATGCGCCAGCCCTGAAGAAAGCGGAGATCGGCATCGCCATGGGCTCCGGCACAGCCGTGGCCAAGTCAGCGGCAGAGATGGTACTGTCGGATGACAATTTTGCCTCCATCGTGGCCGcggtggaggagggccgggccATCTACAGCAACATGAAGCAATTCATCCGCTACCTCATCTCCTCCAATGTTGGCGAGGTCGTCTG CATCTTCGTCACAGCAATTCTGGGCCTGCCCGAAGCCCTGATCCCTGTGCAGCTGCTCTGGGTGAACCTGGTGACGGATGGCCTACCTGCCACGGCCCTGGGCTTCAACCCACCAGACCTGGATGTTATGAAGAAGCGGCCCCGGAACCCTCGGGAGGCCCTCATCAGTGGCTGGCTCTTCTTCCGATATCTGGCTATTGGAG TGTACGTTGGCCTGGCCACAGTGGCTGCTGCCACCTGGTGGTTCCTGTATGATGCCGAGGGACCTCAGGTCACCTTCTACCAGCTG AGGAACTTCCTGAAGTGCTCAGAGGACAACCCTCTCTTTGCCGGCACTGAATGCGATGTCTTTGAGTCACGCTTCCCCACGACCATGGCCTTGTCTGTGCTGGTGACCGTTGAGATGTGCAACGCCCTTAACAG CGTCTCGGAGAACCAGTCACTGCTGCGGATGCCGCCCTGGCTGAACCCCTGGCTGCTGGTGGCTGTGGCCGTGTCCATGGCCCTGCACTTCCTCATCCTGCTAGTGCCACCCCTGCCC CTCATCTTCCAAGTGACCCCTCTGAGCGGGCGCCAGTGGGTGGTGGTGCTCCAGATATCGCTGCCTGTCATCCTGCTTGATGAGGCCCTCAAGTACCTGTCCCGGAAGCACGTGGATG AAAAGGGCCAGAAGTGA